In one window of Pseudomonadota bacterium DNA:
- a CDS encoding TRAP transporter small permease: protein MEQEKATIIDRIEEVLISVLLGAATVLVFAQVVARYLFNKGITWAPELVQHFFLWTVMIGASYGFKHGVHLGVDVLMKKLPQARRRMMALLAVVVSLGFTGYMAYLSFYYVLGSYRMNLITVDLQIPQWIPHLALPLGFFMISIRLAQVFWWIHIGRMINVSTSGELDNDEIEDITKEYYPPGHPTTEEDHQEKISKQEA from the coding sequence ATGGAACAGGAGAAAGCCACGATCATCGATCGGATTGAGGAGGTTCTGATCTCGGTCCTGCTTGGAGCTGCTACGGTTCTGGTTTTTGCCCAGGTGGTGGCCCGCTATCTCTTCAACAAGGGGATTACCTGGGCGCCGGAGCTGGTGCAGCATTTTTTCCTGTGGACCGTTATGATCGGCGCCTCCTATGGTTTCAAGCACGGCGTCCACCTGGGTGTTGACGTGCTGATGAAAAAACTGCCGCAGGCCCGGCGGCGCATGATGGCCTTGCTCGCGGTGGTGGTTTCCCTCGGTTTTACCGGTTATATGGCCTATCTCTCTTTCTATTACGTCCTCGGCAGCTACCGGATGAACCTGATCACTGTGGATCTGCAGATTCCCCAGTGGATTCCGCATCTGGCGTTGCCTCTCGGGTTTTTCATGATCTCAATCCGCCTGGCGCAGGTATTCTGGTGGATCCATATCGGCCGCATGATCAATGTCTCGACCAGCGGCGAGCTTGACAACGATGAAATTGAAGACATTACCAAAGAATACTACCCGCCCGGACATCCCACCACCGAAGAAGATCATCAAGAGAAGATAAGCAAGCAGGAGGCCTGA
- a CDS encoding histidine phosphatase family protein — protein MAKKLLLVRHCATSPEFYGKFIGASEVALGPDAPEQASRLAGVIAGEKPDLVFCSPLSRARKTLELMHQDRLTGKMMIEPDLREIDFGRWEGKSFEEITEVDSELVRRWSAWSPDFTFPEGEAVKDFLKRVHRVADRLASLEKNVVLVVAHGGVIRAMICHLLRMHPQNYLLFDVKPARLTVIDMFPEGGVLSGLNL, from the coding sequence ATGGCGAAAAAACTGTTGCTGGTCAGACATTGTGCAACATCTCCTGAGTTCTATGGGAAATTCATAGGCGCTTCCGAGGTCGCTCTCGGGCCGGATGCACCTGAACAGGCTTCCCGTCTGGCCGGGGTGATCGCCGGGGAGAAGCCCGATCTTGTTTTCTGCAGTCCTCTGAGCCGGGCGAGAAAGACTCTGGAGCTGATGCATCAGGATCGGCTGACCGGCAAGATGATGATCGAGCCTGATCTGCGGGAGATTGATTTCGGGCGATGGGAAGGAAAGTCTTTCGAGGAGATAACCGAGGTGGATTCCGAACTGGTCCGGCGCTGGTCGGCGTGGTCTCCCGATTTCACCTTTCCGGAAGGGGAAGCGGTGAAGGATTTCCTGAAAAGGGTCCACCGGGTTGCCGACCGGCTGGCTTCACTGGAAAAGAATGTGGTGCTGGTTGTTGCCCACGGCGGGGTCATCCGGGCGATGATCTGCCATCTTTTGCGGATGCACCCGCAAAACTATCTGTTGTTCGATGTGAAACCGGCCCGTCTGACGGTGATTGATATGTTCCCCGAGGGTGGGGTGTTGTCGGGTCTTAATCTTTAA
- a CDS encoding TRAP transporter large permease subunit, which translates to MEAAVIFIVLAVLLLLGVPIAICLGLSAGVYLLLFFPIPEWTNTTTVLAGILPNKFSATMEHFTLMAIPFFILSSNFLSTGGVARRIVRFANCLVGWLHGGLAMAGIMACILFAAVSGSSPATVVAIGSIMIPGMLEANYSKRFAVGSIATAGSLGILIPPSIVMIVYAVATEQSVGKMFIAGILPGLMLGAMLLAVTWITAVRKDMPRQPMPTLKEVWSSFWEAFWGLLLIVMIIGGIYGGIFTPTEAAAVAAVYSAVIALFVYRDMTFRDIPHVLLESAKMTAMLLFIISCAMIFAHVLTMERIPQDIAEWLVARDMSWWMFLLMVNVILWFAGDFMEPSSIILILAPIFFPIAMALKIDPIHLGIVMTLNMEVGMITPPVGLNLYVASGLSGLSLEEVTKASLPWMAVMIVALLLVTYIPSISLFLVNLLY; encoded by the coding sequence ATGGAAGCGGCAGTCATCTTCATCGTTCTTGCGGTCCTCCTTCTCCTGGGGGTGCCTATCGCCATCTGCCTCGGGCTTTCCGCCGGCGTCTATCTGCTGCTCTTTTTCCCGATTCCCGAGTGGACCAACACCACCACTGTTCTGGCCGGTATTCTGCCGAACAAGTTTTCGGCGACCATGGAGCATTTTACGCTCATGGCCATTCCCTTTTTCATTTTAAGTTCCAATTTTCTGTCGACCGGCGGGGTGGCGAGGAGGATTGTCCGTTTCGCCAACTGCCTGGTCGGCTGGCTGCACGGCGGCCTGGCCATGGCCGGGATCATGGCCTGCATTCTTTTTGCCGCGGTATCCGGCTCCAGTCCGGCCACGGTGGTGGCTATCGGTTCGATCATGATCCCCGGGATGCTTGAGGCCAATTACTCCAAGCGGTTCGCGGTGGGCTCCATTGCCACCGCCGGCAGTCTCGGCATTCTCATTCCGCCCTCCATCGTCATGATCGTCTATGCAGTGGCAACCGAGCAGTCGGTTGGCAAGATGTTTATCGCCGGCATTCTTCCCGGCCTGATGCTCGGAGCCATGCTCCTCGCCGTGACCTGGATCACCGCAGTGAGAAAGGATATGCCGCGGCAGCCGATGCCGACCCTGAAAGAGGTGTGGAGCTCCTTCTGGGAGGCTTTCTGGGGGCTGCTGCTGATCGTGATGATCATCGGCGGGATCTACGGCGGTATTTTCACCCCCACCGAGGCGGCGGCCGTGGCGGCGGTCTATTCGGCGGTTATCGCCCTCTTCGTCTATCGTGACATGACTTTCCGGGACATCCCCCATGTCCTCCTGGAATCGGCCAAAATGACGGCCATGCTCCTTTTTATCATCTCCTGCGCGATGATCTTCGCCCATGTTCTGACCATGGAGCGGATCCCTCAGGATATCGCCGAGTGGCTGGTGGCGCGGGATATGTCGTGGTGGATGTTCCTGCTGATGGTGAATGTCATTCTCTGGTTCGCCGGAGATTTCATGGAGCCGTCGTCGATCATCCTGATCCTCGCGCCGATTTTCTTCCCGATCGCCATGGCCCTCAAAATCGACCCGATCCACCTGGGCATCGTCATGACCCTGAACATGGAGGTCGGGATGATCACCCCGCCGGTGGGTTTGAACCTCTACGTCGCTTCAGGGCTTTCCGGGCTGAGCCTCGAAGAGGTGACCAAAGCCTCATTGCCATGGATGGCGGTCATGATCGTGGCCCTGCTGCTGGTCACCTACATCCCTTCCATCAGCCTTTTTCTGGTGAACCTGCTGTATTAG
- a CDS encoding transposase codes for MTRIARVVLPGYPHHITQRGVRSMPVFFTDDDRDEYLRLQREQGERFGVKFISYCLMTNHVHLVAIPEDETGLARAIGEAHRLYTRRINFREKVRGYLFQGRFFSCPLDGSYLISAVRYVERNPVRAKMVKHAWEYEWSSAAYHVGIKNEDVLVTDSDLLKEIDDWRLYLSGNDKDIEELRLNTRTGRPAGGEGFIAKAERIVSRVLHPGKAGRPKKN; via the coding sequence ATGACACGCATAGCACGAGTAGTCCTTCCTGGCTATCCCCACCACATAACCCAACGGGGTGTTCGATCCATGCCGGTGTTTTTCACTGATGATGACCGGGATGAGTATCTTCGTTTGCAAAGGGAGCAGGGCGAACGCTTTGGGGTGAAATTTATCTCATATTGTCTGATGACGAATCATGTTCATCTGGTAGCCATCCCTGAAGATGAAACAGGTTTGGCAAGAGCGATCGGAGAAGCTCACAGACTATATACCCGCCGGATCAATTTCCGTGAGAAAGTAAGAGGCTATCTCTTTCAGGGCAGATTTTTTTCCTGTCCTCTAGATGGTTCATATTTGATATCTGCAGTCCGTTATGTAGAAAGAAATCCAGTCCGGGCAAAAATGGTCAAACATGCTTGGGAGTATGAGTGGTCAAGCGCAGCGTATCATGTCGGGATCAAGAATGAAGATGTGCTTGTTACAGATAGTGATTTGCTGAAGGAGATAGATGATTGGCGGTTGTATTTATCAGGAAACGACAAGGACATCGAAGAGCTCAGGCTTAACACTCGGACAGGTCGCCCAGCAGGCGGTGAAGGATTCATAGCAAAAGCAGAAAGGATTGTCAGCAGGGTTTTACATCCTGGTAAAGCGGGACGTCCGAAAAAGAATTAA
- a CDS encoding TRAP transporter substrate-binding protein, with product MMFAVAAVFLFTVNGQAAAGPIKIRFSHVVAQNTPKGQAADMFAKLANERLQGKVEVQVFPNSQLYDDNKVLDALSTGSVEMAAPSTAKFTSWVPQLQLFDLPFLFKNRDVLYATMDGEVGQKMFRMLGKKNMLGLTMWDNGFKQIGNSKHEIRTPADVAGLKYRIMSSKVLEAQFKVVGGNPLVMPFSEVYSALEQGVIDGQENTWSNMYSKKMHEVQKYITESDHGYLGYTVVTNAQFWNYLPPDVRTELEAIMKEVTAWIRVNGEKINQEAKASIIAAGTTKVTELSEAEKDAFRAAFKPVHDEFREIIGGDMIDAVYKLNAAK from the coding sequence ATGATGTTTGCGGTCGCTGCAGTTTTCCTGTTCACGGTCAACGGTCAGGCCGCTGCCGGACCGATCAAGATCCGGTTCTCCCATGTGGTTGCGCAGAACACTCCGAAAGGGCAGGCGGCGGATATGTTCGCCAAACTTGCCAATGAGAGGCTGCAAGGCAAGGTTGAAGTCCAGGTTTTCCCCAACAGCCAGCTCTATGATGACAACAAGGTGCTCGATGCCTTAAGCACCGGTTCGGTTGAGATGGCGGCGCCTTCGACTGCCAAATTCACCTCCTGGGTTCCGCAGCTGCAGCTTTTCGACCTGCCCTTCCTGTTCAAGAACCGGGATGTGCTCTATGCCACCATGGATGGCGAGGTTGGGCAGAAAATGTTCCGGATGCTGGGCAAGAAGAACATGCTCGGCCTGACCATGTGGGACAACGGATTCAAGCAGATCGGCAACAGCAAGCACGAGATTCGCACTCCGGCGGATGTTGCCGGCCTCAAATACCGGATCATGTCTTCCAAGGTCCTTGAGGCACAGTTCAAGGTAGTGGGCGGCAACCCGCTGGTCATGCCGTTCTCCGAGGTGTACTCCGCTCTGGAGCAAGGGGTGATTGACGGCCAGGAGAACACCTGGTCCAACATGTACAGCAAGAAGATGCATGAGGTACAGAAGTATATCACCGAGAGCGACCATGGCTATCTCGGCTACACCGTGGTGACCAACGCCCAGTTCTGGAACTATCTGCCACCTGACGTGCGGACAGAGCTGGAGGCGATCATGAAGGAAGTGACCGCCTGGATCAGGGTCAACGGAGAGAAAATAAACCAGGAGGCCAAGGCCAGCATCATTGCCGCCGGCACCACCAAGGTTACAGAGCTGAGCGAAGCCGAGAAAGACGCCTTCCGGGCGGCATTCAAACCGGTCCATGATGAGTTCCGTGAGATTATCGGCGGCGATATGATTGATGCGGTTTACAAACTGAACGCGGCGAAGTAA
- the cobT gene encoding nicotinate-nucleotide--dimethylbenzimidazole phosphoribosyltransferase codes for MSLLDETIQSITGQDQTWRDKAKARLDQLTMPHWALGRLMDLALDLAGMTRSMTPPVARKAVLVLAGDHGVVAEGVSKFPQEVTPQMVGNFVNGGAGINALARQVGAEVKVVDLGVAADISAMTKKGLVIDKKVAPGTANMAKGPAMTREQARAAIEAGIEVVRSMENEIDLFGTGDMGIGNTTPSTAIVSIITGTSVADVTGRGTGLDDAQLDHKIKVIEQSLAVNRPDASDGLDVLAKVGGFEIGGIAGVILGCAACKKPVLVDGFISTAGALIAHSLAPACREYMIASHRSVEQGHRVMHTHLGLEPLLDLNLRLGEGTGGALAMNIVEAARRVLTDVATFEEAMVSGADK; via the coding sequence ATGAGTCTGCTTGACGAAACGATACAATCAATCACCGGTCAGGACCAGACCTGGCGGGACAAAGCCAAAGCCCGTCTCGACCAGCTGACCATGCCGCACTGGGCCCTTGGCCGTCTGATGGACCTGGCCCTCGATCTGGCCGGGATGACCCGATCCATGACTCCGCCGGTCGCCCGCAAGGCGGTGCTCGTGCTGGCGGGCGACCACGGGGTGGTTGCCGAGGGAGTCAGCAAGTTCCCGCAGGAGGTGACCCCCCAGATGGTCGGCAATTTCGTGAATGGCGGGGCCGGGATCAATGCCCTGGCCCGGCAGGTGGGAGCCGAGGTGAAGGTGGTGGATCTGGGTGTCGCCGCAGATATCAGCGCCATGACGAAAAAGGGATTGGTCATCGACAAGAAGGTTGCGCCCGGCACGGCCAATATGGCGAAAGGCCCGGCCATGACCAGGGAGCAGGCGAGGGCCGCCATCGAGGCCGGGATCGAAGTCGTGAGAAGCATGGAAAATGAGATCGACCTCTTCGGCACCGGTGATATGGGGATCGGCAATACCACCCCGAGTACGGCAATTGTTTCAATCATTACAGGCACTTCGGTGGCAGATGTCACCGGCCGGGGCACCGGCCTGGATGACGCCCAGCTGGACCACAAGATCAAGGTAATCGAACAGTCCCTCGCGGTGAACAGGCCGGATGCGAGTGATGGCCTTGATGTGCTGGCCAAGGTCGGCGGCTTTGAGATCGGCGGCATTGCAGGAGTGATCCTCGGCTGCGCAGCCTGCAAAAAACCGGTGCTGGTGGACGGTTTTATCTCCACCGCCGGGGCGCTCATTGCCCACAGTTTGGCTCCTGCCTGCCGTGAATATATGATTGCCTCGCACCGCAGCGTTGAACAGGGCCATCGGGTCATGCACACGCATCTCGGGCTCGAGCCCCTTCTCGATCTGAACCTGAGACTTGGCGAGGGCACCGGAGGCGCGCTGGCCATGAATATCGTGGAGGCGGCGAGAAGGGTCCTGACCGATGTGGCGACCTTTGAAGAGGCAATGGTCTCCGGAGCGGATAAATAG
- the cobU gene encoding bifunctional adenosylcobinamide kinase/adenosylcobinamide-phosphate guanylyltransferase produces MAEIILITGGARSGKSRHAQQLAEKRKGKRLFVATCPVTDDEMQQRIERHRFDREDCGWQTIEETVDLQGVLNGNREYEVVLIDCLTLWINNLLFTDAGNSLDDEALKERVRGILEAAVIRPGVVILVTNEVGMGIVPENLLARRYRDLVGRCNQEVAAVADKVVLVTCGIPMTVKEKR; encoded by the coding sequence GTGGCTGAAATTATTCTGATAACCGGTGGGGCGCGTAGCGGCAAGAGCCGCCATGCCCAGCAGCTTGCCGAGAAGCGGAAAGGGAAAAGGCTCTTCGTCGCCACCTGTCCGGTTACCGATGATGAGATGCAGCAGCGGATCGAGCGGCACCGGTTCGACCGGGAGGATTGCGGCTGGCAGACCATCGAGGAGACCGTCGATCTGCAGGGTGTTCTGAACGGGAACCGTGAGTACGAAGTGGTCCTGATCGATTGCCTGACCCTCTGGATCAATAATCTCCTGTTCACCGATGCCGGCAACAGTCTTGATGATGAGGCGCTCAAAGAGAGAGTTCGCGGGATTCTGGAAGCGGCGGTGATCAGACCGGGAGTGGTGATTCTGGTCACCAACGAGGTGGGGATGGGAATCGTCCCGGAAAATCTGCTTGCCCGCCGCTATCGTGATCTGGTCGGCCGCTGCAACCAGGAGGTCGCAGCTGTGGCCGATAAAGTGGTTCTAGTGACCTGCGGCATACCAATGACTGTAAAGGAGAAAAGATGA
- the cobS gene encoding adenosylcobinamide-GDP ribazoletransferase, whose product MNNFKCIKGLFAAIRFLTVLPVPGKIGVETDDLAGSLVWFPVVGLLIGLISGGLLYLVAPLMPASLAAVLAVALLAVFSGCLHLDGVADCGDGFFSSRPRERILEIMRDSHIGAMGVIAIFFVLAVKVSSLMVVSSGELWKIVCIMPVAGRAGIILMMNLLPYARPDGGLATVMYGRKRIEHLLWALALLFLAGWFIAGTTGLLAAADAMVLLLVLSYYVHLKIGGATGDTLGAACEFSEAAFAAIFVCL is encoded by the coding sequence ATGAATAATTTCAAGTGCATAAAAGGTCTGTTTGCGGCCATTCGTTTTTTGACGGTGCTGCCTGTGCCGGGAAAAATCGGGGTCGAAACCGACGATCTTGCCGGAAGTCTGGTCTGGTTTCCGGTGGTCGGGCTTCTGATCGGTTTGATTTCCGGCGGGTTGTTGTATCTGGTGGCACCGCTGATGCCCGCTTCTCTGGCGGCAGTTCTCGCGGTTGCCCTGCTCGCCGTTTTCTCGGGCTGTCTGCATCTCGACGGGGTTGCCGATTGCGGCGACGGGTTTTTCAGTTCCCGGCCCCGGGAGAGAATCCTTGAGATCATGCGGGACAGCCATATCGGCGCCATGGGGGTGATCGCCATTTTTTTTGTACTGGCCGTCAAGGTTTCCTCTCTGATGGTGGTTTCTTCCGGAGAGCTGTGGAAAATAGTTTGTATCATGCCGGTTGCCGGGCGGGCCGGGATCATCCTGATGATGAACCTTCTGCCCTATGCCCGGCCCGACGGTGGTCTGGCGACCGTTATGTATGGCCGGAAGAGGATTGAGCATCTGCTCTGGGCCCTGGCGCTCCTGTTTCTGGCGGGGTGGTTTATCGCCGGGACAACCGGGCTTTTGGCTGCCGCTGATGCGATGGTTCTGCTGCTGGTGTTATCCTATTATGTCCATCTCAAGATCGGCGGCGCTACCGGCGATACCCTTGGCGCGGCCTGTGAATTTTCCGAGGCGGCTTTTGCCGCGATTTTCGTCTGCCTTTAG